One genomic window of Paraburkholderia acidiphila includes the following:
- the ompR gene encoding osmolarity response regulator transcription factor OmpR, with the protein MPGMETKNPSKILVVDDDPRLRDLLRRYLGEQGFNVYVAENAPAMNKLWVRERFDLLVLDLMLPGEDGLSICRRLRGSNDRTPIIMLTAKGEDVDRIVGLEMGADDYLPKPFNPRELVARIHAVLRRQAPSELPGAPSETTEVFEFGEFALNLATRTLTKAGQEIPLTTGEFSVLKVFARHPRQPLSREKLMELARGREYEVFDRSLDVQISRLRKLIEPDPGSPRFIQTVWGLGYVFIPDGAA; encoded by the coding sequence ATGCCAGGCATGGAAACCAAAAACCCGTCCAAAATTCTCGTTGTCGATGACGATCCCCGACTTCGTGACCTGCTGCGCCGCTACCTCGGCGAGCAGGGCTTCAACGTCTACGTGGCCGAAAACGCCCCCGCCATGAACAAGCTGTGGGTGCGCGAGCGCTTCGATCTGCTGGTGCTCGACCTCATGCTGCCAGGCGAAGACGGCCTGTCGATCTGCCGCCGTCTGCGCGGCAGCAACGACCGCACGCCCATCATCATGCTCACCGCCAAGGGCGAGGACGTGGATCGCATCGTCGGCCTCGAAATGGGCGCCGACGACTATCTGCCCAAGCCCTTCAACCCGCGCGAACTTGTCGCACGCATTCATGCGGTGTTGCGCCGCCAGGCGCCGTCCGAACTGCCGGGCGCACCCTCGGAAACCACCGAGGTGTTCGAGTTCGGCGAATTCGCGTTGAATCTCGCCACGCGCACGCTCACCAAGGCGGGCCAGGAAATTCCGCTCACCACGGGCGAATTCTCGGTGCTCAAGGTGTTCGCACGTCATCCGCGCCAGCCGCTCTCGCGTGAAAAGCTCATGGAGCTTGCGCGCGGCCGTGAATACGAAGTGTTCGACCGTAGCCTCGACGTGCAGATCTCGCGCCTGCGCAAGCTCATCGAACCCGATCCGGGCAGCCCGCGTTTCATTCAAACGGTTTGGGGCCTCGGCTACGTGTTCATTCCCGACGGCGCCGCCTGA
- a CDS encoding ATP-binding protein, giving the protein MRIDRRLLTLAFGDLFWRTFLLIALLIAVSLAAWFQSFRVIEREPRAQRVALQLVAIVKLTRTALLYSDPDLRRALLQDLESNEGVRVYPRETTDKYKLQPDESLNRLIEHDIRGRLGDDTIIAQSVNDIPGVWISFKIDDDDYWVALDRDQLDNVTGLQWVGWGISALALSLFGAAFITSLVNRPFARLAMSARMLGSGQPPAPLPESGMGVAAETNRSFNQMVRDLEQLEADRALMLAGISHDLRTPLARLRLETEMSPSDQATKDAMIDDIEQMDMIIGRFLDYARPAQRMPERVDLSVIAGEMAARMASEDGVRLITRLAPSAMIEADDTDMRRVVGNLIENARKYGASETDGIPHIMLETRVSHSRVELSVVDEGPGIPEDQLPLVTRPFYRVDTARTQANGTGLGMAIVQRLVGRYRGALRLRNRLPGPGLEVTIEFPLAKGA; this is encoded by the coding sequence ATGCGGATTGACCGGCGTTTGCTCACGCTCGCGTTCGGCGATCTGTTCTGGCGCACCTTCCTGCTGATCGCCCTTCTCATTGCGGTGAGTCTCGCCGCGTGGTTCCAGAGCTTTCGCGTGATCGAGCGGGAGCCGCGCGCGCAGCGCGTGGCGCTTCAGCTCGTCGCGATCGTGAAGCTCACGCGCACGGCGCTGCTCTACTCCGATCCCGATCTGCGCCGCGCGCTGCTGCAGGATCTCGAGAGCAACGAGGGCGTGCGCGTGTATCCGCGCGAAACCACGGACAAGTACAAGCTCCAGCCCGACGAGTCGCTCAATCGCCTGATCGAGCATGACATTCGCGGGCGTCTTGGCGACGACACGATCATCGCGCAGTCCGTGAACGACATTCCGGGCGTGTGGATCAGCTTCAAGATCGACGACGACGATTACTGGGTCGCGCTCGACCGCGACCAACTCGACAACGTCACAGGCCTGCAATGGGTCGGATGGGGCATCTCCGCGCTCGCGCTATCGCTCTTCGGGGCGGCCTTCATCACGAGCCTCGTGAACCGGCCATTCGCACGTCTGGCCATGTCGGCGCGCATGCTGGGCTCCGGGCAGCCGCCCGCGCCCTTGCCCGAGAGCGGCATGGGCGTCGCCGCCGAAACGAATCGCTCGTTCAACCAGATGGTGCGCGACCTCGAACAGCTGGAGGCCGACCGCGCGCTGATGCTCGCCGGCATCTCGCATGATTTGCGCACGCCGCTCGCTCGCCTGCGGCTCGAAACGGAGATGAGTCCGTCCGACCAGGCGACCAAGGACGCCATGATCGACGACATCGAGCAGATGGACATGATCATCGGCCGCTTCCTCGACTACGCGCGCCCTGCCCAGCGCATGCCCGAGCGCGTCGATCTCTCGGTCATTGCCGGCGAGATGGCCGCGCGCATGGCGAGCGAAGACGGCGTGCGCCTCATCACGCGGCTCGCGCCTTCGGCGATGATCGAAGCCGACGATACCGACATGCGCCGCGTGGTGGGCAATCTCATCGAAAACGCTCGCAAGTACGGCGCGAGCGAAACCGACGGCATTCCCCACATCATGCTCGAAACGCGCGTCTCGCATTCGCGCGTCGAACTCTCGGTGGTCGACGAAGGCCCGGGCATTCCCGAGGATCAGCTGCCGCTCGTCACGCGGCCGTTCTACCGCGTCGACACGGCTCGCACACAGGCGAACGGCACCGGCCTCGGCATGGCCATCGTGCAGCGCCTCGTGGGCCGCTATCGCGGCGCGCTGCGCCTGCGCAACCGGCTGCCGGGCCCCGGCCTCGAAGTGACGATCGAGTTCCCGCTCGCCAAGGGCGCCTGA
- a CDS encoding peroxiredoxin, with protein sequence MKTVGDKLAAFTVTAAKPGFNHPVENGESAFIEITEQTFANKWKVIYFYPKDFTLVCPTEIIAFARLIKEFDDRETVIMGGSCDNEYVKLAWRREDKTLDRLNHYSFGDVKGELIDQLGIRDKEAGVALRATFIVDPDNTIQHVTVNNLNVGRSAEEVLRVLDGLQTGELCPDGRVVGGETL encoded by the coding sequence ATGAAAACCGTCGGCGACAAACTCGCAGCCTTCACCGTCACCGCCGCGAAGCCCGGCTTCAACCATCCCGTGGAGAACGGCGAATCGGCGTTCATCGAGATCACCGAACAGACCTTCGCCAACAAGTGGAAGGTCATCTACTTCTACCCCAAGGATTTCACGCTCGTCTGCCCCACCGAGATCATCGCGTTCGCAAGGCTCATCAAGGAATTCGATGACCGCGAAACGGTCATCATGGGCGGCAGTTGCGACAACGAATATGTGAAGCTCGCATGGCGGCGCGAGGACAAGACGCTCGATCGCCTCAATCACTATTCATTCGGCGACGTGAAGGGCGAGCTCATCGATCAGCTCGGCATCCGCGACAAGGAAGCCGGCGTGGCGCTGCGCGCCACGTTCATCGTCGACCCCGACAACACGATCCAGCATGTCACGGTGAATAACCTGAACGTCGGGCGCAGCGCCGAAGAAGTGCTGCGCGTGCTCGACGGGCTGCAGACCGGCGAGTTGTGCCCCGACGGGCGTGTAGTGGGCGGCGAGACGCTCTAG
- a CDS encoding acyltransferase family protein, giving the protein MAGVEKRVKGLDGLRALAVVLVFLSHKAHVNAIDAGKIGVWLFFLISGYLIIGELHRNRVRIEQHGARTAALLYVFFMKRTLRIFPVYYLLLIALTIAHASFYQRDVDLGLAWHFVFLSNYWIGVVHDGWPGTVSHFWSLAVEQQFYLVAPFALLFVRASRHLAFCAVVVAAAAFAHLALYEEGAIAPLIYAFSPWNFAMLALGGALAIGGARAPLRAGALTAVWFIGACAAIAGFALARAECAGCAESVTGATMQPGFLDVGLALSLGALFLWLVRRQDSVLVAALEMRPLAYLGTISYGFYLFHNLVPSRLGVAPGLYARLHVPEAAQPVLALVLQFALAVLLAHLSWQVLEKRVLEWKRPLETAIRNRLPTRAAASQT; this is encoded by the coding sequence ATGGCGGGAGTTGAAAAACGCGTGAAGGGCCTCGACGGCCTGCGGGCGCTTGCAGTCGTGCTCGTGTTCCTCTCGCACAAGGCCCACGTCAACGCGATCGATGCGGGCAAGATCGGCGTCTGGCTGTTCTTTTTGATCAGCGGCTATCTGATCATCGGAGAACTGCATCGTAATCGGGTTCGCATCGAGCAGCACGGCGCTCGCACCGCCGCGCTGCTGTATGTTTTCTTCATGAAGCGCACGCTGCGTATTTTTCCCGTGTACTACCTGCTGCTCATTGCGCTCACCATTGCGCATGCGAGCTTCTATCAGCGCGATGTCGATCTCGGGCTCGCGTGGCATTTCGTATTCCTCTCCAATTACTGGATCGGCGTGGTGCACGATGGCTGGCCCGGCACTGTCTCGCATTTCTGGAGCCTCGCGGTCGAGCAACAGTTCTATCTCGTTGCGCCGTTCGCGCTGCTGTTCGTGCGCGCGTCGCGCCATCTCGCGTTTTGTGCGGTGGTCGTCGCGGCGGCTGCGTTCGCGCATCTCGCGCTTTACGAGGAGGGGGCGATCGCGCCGCTCATCTACGCGTTTTCGCCGTGGAATTTCGCCATGCTCGCGCTCGGCGGTGCACTGGCGATTGGCGGTGCTCGCGCGCCGTTGCGTGCCGGGGCGTTGACTGCGGTGTGGTTCATCGGGGCGTGTGCGGCGATCGCCGGCTTCGCGCTGGCGCGCGCCGAATGTGCCGGGTGCGCCGAAAGCGTGACGGGCGCGACGATGCAGCCGGGCTTCCTCGACGTCGGACTCGCGCTCTCGCTCGGCGCACTGTTTCTGTGGCTCGTGCGTCGCCAGGACAGCGTGCTTGTCGCCGCGCTGGAAATGCGGCCGCTCGCGTATCTCGGCACGATCAGCTACGGCTTCTATCTGTTTCACAACCTCGTACCGTCGCGCCTTGGGGTGGCGCCGGGGCTCTACGCGCGGCTCCACGTGCCCGAGGCGGCGCAGCCCGTTCTCGCGCTCGTGCTGCAGTTCGCGCTGGCCGTGCTGCTCGCCCATCTGTCGTGGCAAGTGCTGGAAAAACGCGTGCTCGAATGGAAGCGGCCGCTCGAAACGGCGATACGCAACCGCCTGCCCACGCGCGCCGCGGCGAGCCAGACGTGA
- the ispF gene encoding 2-C-methyl-D-erythritol 2,4-cyclodiphosphate synthase, which yields MDIRIGQGYDVHALVPGRPLVLGGVTIPYDRGLLGHSDADVLLHAITDALFGAAALGDIGRHFPDTDKQFYGANSRVLLRECLRRVQEAGFSLMNVDTTVIAQAPKLAPHIESMRKTIAEDLNLPVERVNVKAKTNEKLGYLGRSEGIEAQAAVLLLRA from the coding sequence ATGGACATCAGAATCGGACAAGGCTACGACGTGCACGCGCTGGTGCCCGGCCGCCCGCTCGTGCTCGGCGGCGTGACGATCCCCTACGATCGCGGCCTGCTCGGCCACTCGGACGCCGACGTGCTGCTGCACGCCATCACCGACGCATTGTTCGGCGCCGCCGCGCTCGGCGACATCGGCCGCCATTTCCCGGACACCGACAAGCAGTTCTACGGCGCCAACAGCCGTGTGCTGCTGCGCGAATGTCTGCGCCGCGTGCAGGAAGCGGGCTTTTCGCTCATGAACGTCGATACCACGGTGATCGCGCAGGCGCCCAAGCTCGCGCCGCATATCGAATCGATGCGCAAGACGATCGCCGAAGACCTGAACCTGCCGGTCGAGCGCGTGAATGTGAAGGCGAAGACGAATGAAAAGCTCGGCTATCTCGGCCGCAGCGAAGGGATCGAAGCGCAGGCGGCGGTCCTGCTGCTGCGCGCGTGA
- the ispD gene encoding 2-C-methyl-D-erythritol 4-phosphate cytidylyltransferase translates to MTSRLFALIPCAGTGSRSGSAMPKQYRIVAGRDLLHYTLAAFDACNEFSQTLVVISPDDNHFDARRFGGLRFAVRRCGGASRQASVYNGLAALAEFGATDDDWVLVHDAARPGITPALIRTLVESLKDDPVGGIMALPVADTLKRVAPKDPAAPGVHIARTESRDGLWQAQTPQMFRIGMLRTAIERAQQDGHDLTDEASAIEWLGHAPRLVQGSLRNFKVTYPEDFALAEAILSRPAD, encoded by the coding sequence GTGACTTCACGCCTTTTTGCCCTGATTCCGTGCGCCGGCACCGGCAGCCGTTCGGGCTCGGCCATGCCGAAACAATATCGAATCGTTGCCGGACGCGACCTCCTGCACTATACGCTCGCCGCTTTCGACGCCTGCAACGAATTCTCGCAGACGCTCGTGGTGATTTCTCCCGACGATAATCACTTCGACGCCCGGCGCTTCGGCGGCTTGCGCTTTGCCGTGAGGCGCTGCGGCGGCGCCTCGCGCCAGGCCTCGGTCTACAACGGCCTGGCCGCGCTCGCCGAATTCGGCGCAACCGACGACGACTGGGTGCTCGTGCACGACGCGGCGCGCCCCGGCATCACGCCCGCGCTGATCCGCACGCTCGTCGAGTCGCTCAAGGACGACCCCGTGGGCGGCATCATGGCGCTGCCGGTGGCGGATACGCTCAAGCGCGTTGCGCCGAAGGACCCCGCGGCGCCCGGTGTGCACATTGCGCGCACCGAATCGCGCGACGGCCTCTGGCAGGCCCAGACGCCGCAGATGTTCCGCATCGGCATGTTGCGCACGGCCATCGAGCGCGCGCAGCAGGACGGGCACGATCTCACCGACGAAGCGAGCGCGATCGAATGGCTCGGTCACGCGCCGCGTCTCGTGCAGGGCAGCCTGCGCAACTTCAAGGTGACGTACCCCGAAGACTTCGCACTCGCCGAAGCGATCCTCAGCCGGCCCGCAGACTAA
- the mfd gene encoding transcription-repair coupling factor yields MSDIAASSQSPSPVAVVKPGQRYAFDGTHGSSDALLIARYREAARVGARQAPLLAVICASAVDAQRLAQEIPFFAPEARVRLLPDWETLPYDTFSPHQDLVSERLATLHDLGEGRCDILIVPATTALYRMPPASFLAAYTFSFSQGERLDEAKLKSQLTLAGYEHVSQVVRPGEYCVRGSLIDLFPMGSPLPYRIDLFDDQVDSIRAFDPDSQRSLYPVKDVRLLPGREFPFDEASRTAFRSRWREVFEGDPSRATIYKDMGNGVPSAGIEYYLPLFFEETATLFHYLPENAQLVFSGDLDASIRRFTNDTKQRYNFLSHDRERPILEPQRLFLTDEDFFAFAKPFARLVLPAASAGGWATALPNLAIDRHADDPLASLRTYLGTTKNRVLFAVESAGRRETIAQLLADNHLRPTGADSFEDWLTGDVRFALGVAPLSTGFSLPGEELAVITETELYGPLARRAGRRRQEQASNVDSMVRDLSELKVGDPVVHAQHGIGRYHGLVTMDLGEGDTEFLHLEYANGSKLYVPVSQLHVISRYSGADPDSAPLHALGSGQWEKARRKAAQQIRDTAAELLNLYARRAAREGHAFALEPRDYVKFAESFGFEETPDQAAAIAAVIGDMTSGKPMDRLVCGDVGFGKTEVALRAAFIAVMGGKQVAILSPTTLLAEQHTQTFTDRFSEWPVRIAELSRFKSAKEVSSAIQQINDGSVDIVIGTHKLLSSDVQFKRLGLVIIDEEHRFGVRQKEALKALRAEVDVLTLTATPIPRTLGMALEGLRDFSVIATAPQKRLAIKTFVRREEDSVIREAMLRELKRGGQVYFLHNEVETIENRRAMLEALVPEARIAVAHGQMHERELEAVMRDFVAQRANVLLCTTIIETGIDVPTANTILIHRSDKFGLAQLHQLRGRVGRSHHQAYAYLLVHDPQGLTKQAQRRLEAIQQMEELGSGFYLAMHDLEIRGTGEVLGDKQSGEIQEIGFQLYTDMLNDAVKALKDGREPDLNAPLAATTEINLHAPAILPADYCGDVQERLSLYKRLANCEHDDSIDGIQEELIDRFGKMPAQAHALIETHRLRLAAKPLGITKIDAGEAVIGLQFVPNPPVDAMRIIEMVQKHKHIKLAGQDKLRIETRSPDLAVRVATVKETLRALGAPNRAGASR; encoded by the coding sequence ATGTCCGATATCGCCGCTTCCTCGCAATCTCCGTCCCCCGTCGCCGTCGTCAAGCCGGGGCAGCGCTACGCGTTCGACGGCACGCACGGCTCGTCCGACGCGCTGCTGATCGCCCGCTACCGCGAGGCCGCGCGCGTCGGCGCGCGCCAGGCGCCGCTGCTGGCCGTGATTTGCGCCAGCGCCGTGGATGCCCAGCGGCTCGCCCAGGAGATTCCGTTCTTCGCGCCCGAGGCGCGCGTGCGCCTCCTGCCCGACTGGGAAACGCTGCCGTACGACACGTTCTCGCCGCACCAGGACCTCGTTTCGGAGCGTCTGGCCACGCTCCACGATCTCGGCGAAGGCCGCTGCGACATACTGATCGTGCCGGCCACGACGGCGCTCTACCGCATGCCGCCCGCCTCGTTTCTCGCCGCCTATACGTTCTCGTTCTCCCAGGGCGAGCGCCTCGACGAAGCGAAGCTCAAGTCGCAGCTCACGCTCGCGGGCTACGAGCATGTGAGCCAGGTGGTACGCCCGGGCGAGTACTGCGTGCGCGGTTCGCTGATCGACCTCTTTCCGATGGGCTCGCCGCTGCCCTACCGTATCGACCTCTTCGACGACCAGGTCGACTCGATCCGCGCGTTCGACCCGGACAGCCAGCGCAGCCTCTATCCCGTGAAAGACGTGCGCCTGTTGCCGGGCCGCGAGTTTCCGTTCGACGAGGCCTCGCGCACCGCGTTTCGCAGCCGCTGGCGCGAGGTGTTCGAGGGTGACCCGAGCCGCGCGACGATCTACAAGGACATGGGCAATGGCGTGCCGTCGGCGGGCATCGAATACTACCTGCCGCTCTTTTTCGAAGAGACGGCTACGCTCTTCCACTATCTGCCGGAAAACGCCCAGCTGGTGTTTTCGGGCGACCTCGACGCGTCGATCCGCCGCTTCACGAACGACACGAAGCAGCGCTACAACTTCCTCTCGCACGATCGCGAGCGGCCGATCCTGGAGCCGCAGCGCCTCTTCCTGACCGACGAGGACTTCTTCGCGTTCGCGAAGCCCTTCGCGCGCCTCGTGCTGCCCGCCGCGAGCGCGGGCGGCTGGGCCACGGCGCTGCCGAACCTCGCGATCGACCGCCACGCCGACGACCCGCTCGCCTCGCTGCGCACGTATCTCGGCACGACGAAGAACCGCGTGCTGTTCGCGGTGGAATCGGCGGGCCGGCGCGAAACCATCGCGCAACTGCTCGCCGACAACCACCTTCGCCCCACGGGCGCAGACAGCTTCGAAGACTGGCTCACCGGCGACGTGCGCTTCGCGCTGGGCGTCGCGCCGCTCTCCACGGGCTTTTCGCTGCCGGGCGAAGAGCTTGCGGTCATCACCGAGACCGAGCTTTACGGGCCGCTTGCGCGCCGTGCGGGACGCCGCCGCCAGGAACAGGCGAGCAACGTCGATTCGATGGTGCGCGACCTCTCCGAGCTCAAGGTGGGCGATCCGGTGGTCCATGCGCAGCACGGCATCGGCCGCTATCACGGTCTGGTGACGATGGACCTCGGCGAAGGCGACACCGAATTCCTGCACCTCGAATACGCGAACGGCAGCAAGCTCTACGTGCCGGTCTCGCAGTTGCACGTCATTTCACGCTACAGCGGCGCCGATCCGGATAGCGCGCCGCTTCATGCGCTCGGCTCGGGCCAGTGGGAAAAGGCGCGCCGCAAGGCCGCGCAGCAGATCCGCGACACCGCGGCCGAACTCCTGAATCTCTACGCGCGGCGCGCCGCGCGCGAGGGTCACGCGTTCGCGCTCGAACCGCGCGACTACGTGAAGTTCGCGGAAAGCTTCGGCTTCGAGGAAACGCCTGACCAGGCTGCCGCGATCGCCGCCGTGATCGGCGACATGACGAGCGGCAAGCCGATGGACCGCCTCGTGTGCGGCGACGTGGGCTTCGGCAAGACCGAAGTCGCGTTGCGCGCGGCGTTCATCGCCGTGATGGGCGGCAAGCAGGTGGCGATACTCTCGCCCACCACGCTGCTCGCCGAGCAGCACACGCAGACCTTCACGGACCGCTTTTCCGAGTGGCCCGTGCGCATTGCCGAATTGTCGCGCTTCAAGTCCGCGAAGGAAGTGAGCAGCGCAATCCAGCAGATCAACGACGGCAGCGTCGATATCGTGATCGGCACGCACAAGCTGCTGTCGTCCGATGTGCAGTTCAAGCGCCTCGGGCTCGTCATCATCGACGAGGAACACCGCTTCGGCGTGCGCCAGAAGGAGGCGCTCAAGGCGCTGCGCGCGGAAGTGGACGTGCTCACGCTGACCGCCACGCCGATTCCGCGTACGCTCGGCATGGCGCTCGAAGGCCTGCGCGACTTCTCCGTGATCGCGACCGCGCCGCAGAAACGGCTCGCCATCAAGACCTTCGTGCGCCGCGAGGAAGACAGCGTGATTCGCGAGGCCATGCTGCGCGAACTCAAGCGCGGTGGCCAGGTGTACTTCCTGCACAACGAAGTCGAGACCATCGAGAACCGCCGCGCGATGCTCGAAGCGCTGGTGCCCGAAGCGCGCATCGCGGTGGCGCACGGCCAGATGCACGAGCGCGAACTCGAAGCCGTGATGCGCGACTTCGTGGCGCAGCGCGCGAACGTGCTGCTCTGTACCACGATCATCGAGACCGGCATCGACGTGCCGACCGCGAACACGATCCTGATCCACCGCTCCGACAAGTTCGGTCTGGCGCAGTTGCACCAGTTGCGCGGCCGTGTCGGGCGTTCGCACCACCAGGCGTACGCGTATCTGCTCGTGCACGATCCGCAAGGGCTCACCAAACAGGCGCAACGGCGGCTGGAAGCCATCCAGCAGATGGAGGAACTCGGCTCGGGCTTCTATCTGGCGATGCACGACCTCGAAATTCGCGGCACGGGCGAAGTGCTCGGCGACAAGCAGTCGGGCGAGATCCAGGAGATCGGCTTCCAGCTTTACACGGACATGCTCAACGACGCCGTGAAGGCGCTCAAGGACGGCCGCGAGCCCGATCTCAACGCGCCGCTGGCGGCGACCACCGAGATCAACCTGCACGCGCCCGCGATCCTGCCCGCCGACTATTGCGGCGACGTGCAGGAGCGCCTGTCGCTCTACAAGCGCCTCGCGAATTGCGAGCATGACGATTCGATCGACGGCATCCAGGAAGAACTGATCGACCGCTTCGGCAAGATGCCGGCGCAGGCGCACGCGTTGATCGAAACGCATCGTCTGCGACTGGCGGCGAAGCCGCTCGGCATCACGAAGATCGATGCGGGCGAAGCGGTCATTGGCCTGCAGTTCGTGCCGAATCCGCCCGTGGACGCCATGCGCATCATCGAGATGGTGCAGAAGCACAAGCACATCAAGCTCGCGGGTCAGGACAAGCTGCGCATCGAAACGCGCAGCCCCGACCTCGCGGTGCGCGTGGCTACCGTGAAGGAGACGTTGCGCGCGCTCGGCGCGCCCAATCGCGCTGGCGCGTCGCGCTGA
- the argE gene encoding acetylornithine deacetylase, translating to MSLAAETAQSSTPSASLPASLPWVTRLVSMDTVSRHPNLGLIETVRDDLRARGIESTLTYGRDGKWANLFATIPAHDGETNGGIVLSGHTDVVPVDGQKWDSDPFKPEIRDGLLYGRGTCDMKGFIGAALTLVPEIQQMKLAKPLHFALSFDEEVGCVGAPLMIEELVKRGVKPEGCIVGEPTSMRPIVAHKGINAYQCCVRGQAAHSSLTPRGLNAIEYAARLICYIRDMADEFRANGPFDELYDVPFTTAQTSTIEGGNAINTVPAECRFAFEFRNLPTLNPDTIFARIEQYARETLVPKMQREHAVGAIEFTKIAAAPGLDATEQAAITQLVRALTADDARRKVAYGTEAGLFSRAGIPSVVCGPGDIQQAHKPNEYVSLEQLAACEGFLRKLVHGMSVEALTQ from the coding sequence ATGTCCCTCGCCGCTGAAACAGCGCAGTCGTCTACGCCTTCCGCCTCCCTTCCCGCCTCGCTCCCCTGGGTCACCCGCCTCGTTTCGATGGATACGGTCAGCCGCCATCCGAATCTCGGCCTGATCGAGACCGTGCGCGACGATCTGCGCGCGCGCGGCATCGAATCGACGCTCACCTATGGCCGCGACGGCAAATGGGCCAACCTGTTCGCCACGATCCCCGCGCATGACGGCGAAACGAACGGCGGCATCGTGCTCTCCGGCCACACCGACGTGGTGCCCGTGGACGGCCAGAAGTGGGACAGCGACCCGTTCAAGCCCGAGATCCGCGACGGCCTGCTCTATGGCCGCGGCACTTGCGACATGAAGGGTTTTATCGGCGCGGCGCTCACACTCGTGCCCGAGATCCAGCAGATGAAACTCGCCAAGCCCCTGCACTTCGCGCTCTCGTTCGACGAGGAAGTGGGCTGCGTGGGCGCGCCGCTCATGATCGAAGAACTCGTCAAGCGCGGTGTGAAGCCCGAAGGCTGCATCGTGGGCGAACCCACGAGCATGCGCCCCATCGTGGCGCACAAGGGCATCAACGCGTACCAGTGCTGCGTGCGCGGCCAGGCCGCGCATTCGTCGCTCACGCCGCGCGGGCTGAACGCCATCGAATACGCCGCGCGTCTCATCTGTTACATCCGCGATATGGCCGACGAATTCCGCGCGAACGGCCCGTTCGACGAGCTTTACGACGTGCCGTTCACGACCGCGCAGACCAGCACGATCGAAGGCGGCAATGCCATCAACACGGTGCCGGCCGAATGCCGTTTCGCGTTCGAATTCCGTAATCTGCCGACGCTCAACCCCGACACGATCTTCGCGCGCATCGAACAATACGCGCGCGAAACGCTCGTGCCGAAGATGCAGCGCGAGCACGCGGTCGGCGCGATCGAGTTCACGAAGATCGCGGCAGCCCCCGGCCTCGACGCCACGGAACAGGCCGCGATCACGCAACTCGTGCGCGCGCTCACCGCCGACGACGCACGCCGCAAGGTGGCCTACGGCACCGAGGCGGGCCTCTTTTCTCGTGCAGGGATTCCGAGCGTGGTGTGCGGGCCCGGCGACATCCAGCAGGCGCACAAGCCGAACGAATACGTTTCGCTCGAACAGCTCGCGGCGTGCGAAGGTTTCCTGCGCAAGCTCGTGCACGGCATGTCCGTCGAAGCCCTGACGCAATAA
- a CDS encoding threonine/serine dehydratase, whose product MSTASPLPASHTIDGEAIPTLDEIASQHFALAPWVLRTPVFDRHDLSTLEATLVNFKFELLQSGGSFKVRSAFTHLLALDAAQRSAGVTCVSGGNHAIAVAYAAMRLGISAKVVLLRTASAARVAQCKRFGAEIVVADNSSEAFEIVRRIETDEGRYFVHPFNGYRTVLGTATLGYEWATQAPDLDAVVVPIGGGGLAAGVATALRLANPRVRVYGVEPEGSDVMSRSFAANHTVRLSHMHSIADSLMASYAEQYSYTLCRRHLERVVTVSDDALRSAMRVLFEQLKLAVEPACAAATAGLLGPLRDTLQGKRIGVLLGGTNTDPATFHEQISLAH is encoded by the coding sequence ATGTCCACCGCCTCGCCGCTTCCTGCCAGCCACACGATAGACGGTGAGGCGATCCCCACCCTCGACGAGATCGCTTCGCAGCATTTCGCGCTCGCGCCGTGGGTGCTGCGCACGCCCGTGTTCGACCGCCACGATCTGTCCACGCTCGAAGCCACGCTCGTGAACTTCAAGTTCGAGCTGCTGCAGTCGGGCGGCAGCTTCAAGGTGCGCAGCGCGTTCACCCATCTGCTCGCGCTCGATGCCGCGCAACGCAGCGCCGGCGTCACGTGCGTTTCGGGCGGCAATCACGCCATTGCGGTTGCGTATGCGGCAATGCGCCTGGGCATCAGCGCGAAAGTCGTGCTCTTGCGGACAGCGAGCGCGGCGCGCGTCGCGCAATGCAAGCGCTTTGGCGCGGAAATCGTCGTGGCGGACAACAGCAGCGAGGCGTTCGAGATCGTGCGCCGGATCGAGACCGACGAGGGACGCTATTTCGTGCATCCGTTCAACGGCTATCGCACGGTGCTCGGCACGGCTACGCTAGGCTATGAATGGGCCACCCAGGCGCCCGATCTCGATGCGGTCGTCGTACCCATCGGCGGCGGCGGGCTCGCTGCGGGCGTCGCTACGGCCTTGCGGCTCGCGAACCCGCGCGTGCGCGTGTATGGCGTCGAGCCCGAAGGCTCGGACGTGATGAGTCGCAGCTTCGCCGCGAACCACACGGTGCGCCTGTCCCACATGCACTCGATCGCCGACTCGCTCATGGCGTCGTATGCGGAGCAATACTCCTATACGTTGTGCCGCCGTCATCTCGAGCGCGTCGTCACGGTCTCCGACGACGCGCTGCGCAGCGCGATGCGCGTGCTCTTCGAGCAACTGAAGCTCGCCGTGGAGCCCGCTTGCGCCGCAGCCACCGCGGGACTGCTCGGGCCGCTGCGCGACACATTGCAAGGCAAGCGCATAGGCGTGCTGCTGGGTGGCACCAACACCGATCCCGCGACCTTTCACGAGCAGATCTCACTCGCGCACTGA